CCAAGCCCCCCAAACTCACGAGGTTTACAAACCAGGTTCCAGGAAGCCCAAGCGATCTTCCTCCCTTCTGCACCCCAGCCCCAAAGAAAATCCCTTTGCAACTTGATCAACTTCTTTGCCACCCCAGCAGGCAATCTGAACAAAGACATAAAAAATAACGGAATAGAAGAAAGCACAAACCTAATCAGACAAATCCTCCCAGCCATCGACAAACTTCTTCCCTTTCACCTGCTTAATCTAGCCTGCACTTTCTCAATCACCCCGTTCCAAAACGCATCGCGCTTGTGACTCCCTCCGACTGGCAGACCCAAGTAAATGAACGGAGGAACCATCGTATCGCAACAAAGAATCGCTGCAAATCTCCGAAGTGTGACCTGATCCATCCCCGTCCCTCCAATCCTACTCTTCGCAAAATTAACCCTTAACCCAGAAGATAGCTCAAAACACTGCAGGATCGCCCTGATGTTGAAGACACTTTTGGTATTTGCTTCATAAAAGAACAAAGTGTCATCCGCATACTGTAACATATTTACCTTTACTTTATTCTTCCCAACCTCCAAACTGTCAATCAACTTCTTTTCCTCTGCTACCCTTGTCACCCCAGCTAACCCCTCCGCCACAATAAGGAAGAGAAAAGGGGCAAGCGGATCACCTTGACGAAGACCCTTTCTAGGAAAGAACTCCCTAGTTGGGCTTCCGTTTACAAGGACCGACACCGAAGCTGACTCCAAGCATCCCTTGATCCAACGAATCCACCGAGCACAGAAACCCAACCTCCTTagcatataatataaaaattccCATTTCACCGAATCGTATGCCTTCTCGTAGTCGACTTTAAAGAAGATacattgttttctctttctcttgtaATCCTCAAGAACCTCATTTGCAATAAGCACACTATCCAACAAACCTCTTCCTTCTATAAAAGCCGTCTGTCTAATGTCAATGATTTTTCCAATCACCTTTTTCAGGCGCAAGGAGAGCGCCTTTGAGATGATCTTATACAGGCAACCTACTAATGAGATAGGTCTGAACTCCCCCAGCTGTTGAGAATTTTCAACTTTTGGAATCAAAAAAAGAAACTATGCGTTTGATCCTCTTGGCCAACATCCAAACTCAGCAAAATCCTTTACTGCGTTCATCACATCCTTCTTCAAGATGTCCCAACAAGATTTTATAAAACCAAAGTTAAACCCGTCGGGACCAGGACTTTTTGAACTATCGCACCCCCAAATCGCATCTCTTACCTCTTCTTCTGAGAAGACGCTGACTAACATAGCGTTATCAGCTTCCGATATGGTATTGAACCTGACATTATCCAAAGTGACCTGACAAACATCGTTCCGGGCAAACCTTTCTTCGAAGTACTTACTAACCTTATCCTTTACCTCCTCCTTATCATCACACCATTTATTATTGTCAAAAAAACCATGTAACTGGTTCCTTGCCCTCCTCCACTTAACCGCGGAATGAAAGAACTTTGTATTGTGATCCCCCTGCTTTATCCAATTCTGCCTTGCTTTCTAGAATAAGATCGCCTCCTGTTTGGATTTGGACTCAGATAGTTGAGCAAAGAGAgactttctttcttccctttcgGACTCCATCAACCCGTCTTCGTCGTCACGAGAATCTAACTCGTCTAACCTTTTTTTGGATTTCCTTACTAGCCTGATTCACATCTCCGAATACTTCCCTATCCCACACCTTGAGGTCTGCTTTTAACTTTTTCAGCTTCTCTTTAAACACAAAAATTCCCCCTCCTGTAATCTTGTAAGCAGACCAGCTCGAACTCACAAACTCCTTAAACCTACTATCCTTCAGCCAAACATTCAAAAACCTAAACGGCTTCGGACCCCAATCCACTGAAACTTCCTTCAGAATAACAGCGCAATGGTCCAAGATTGATCTATTGAAGACAAATTGTTGGCTGTTTGGCCACAACTCCAACCACTCCTTGGATACCAGCACCCTGTCAATCCTGCTTTTCACCAAACCATTGGGTTTGAACCAAGTAAACTTCCTGCCCACCAGCGGAATATCAACCAACTCAAAGCTTTCAATGAAATCATTAAACCCCTTTATTTCTCTAGAGTAATCAGAGCACGACACCAAACTCTTCCTTTCCTCCTGCCTTCTTATATAATTAAAGTCTCCAATGATGCACCAAGCCTTCAATAGCTGACCCTGTCTGATACCACTGATCTCATTCCACATCTCCTTCTTTTCCCGAAAAGATCCTGAACAATAAATGTTCACAATGGTGACGTGGATTCCAAAACCCCTCTTCCAAACCCCTTCTAACACTGAAAAGTTCCTACCATTCTTGAAACTGGACAGCTGAAAAACCTTATTGCTCCACATCGTAATCACCCCACCTGCACTATTAACTGCTTTGTTTTCCACCCAATCCACTTCGTTGGTTCCCCAAATAAGATACACCTTTTCTCTACTAAAATCCGAACACTTTGTCTCTTGTAAACATACCATGTCCACCAGCTCCCTACTAATCATATCCCTGACATAATTCTTTTTTACCGCCCCGCCTATCCCTCTGATATTCAGACTAAGAATCTTCATTAACAAACTTGCTCCTCTCTTTCCACATTCTCCTCGTAGTCACCTCGCCTTGATTAGATAACGAATAAATACCATCTAAAACTACCTCTTCTCGATCAGCGAGCGAAAACCCAACTTCTTTCCCTACTCCCCAGACACTTGCAGCCAAATTCTTATCTGTCTTCACCCAAAAAATCCTGTTACAATTCTCAATTGCACTATCAGAAGTGAATAGTGAATTCGACGAGCTGCCTGTTTGGTGAACCAAAAACACTTGATCCACTGAGGACTATCTTCCCACGACTTCTCCATCCAAACCCGGCACCCTGCCCTCCATATCACCGTTGTTGCCCCCACCTTCCACTTCGTCTTCCAAACCCGCCCCTAAAACCTCTGATTGTCCTCCTGGAGGGGAGGCGCACCCACCGTCTCTCGGCTTTGACGTCTCTGATCTCCTTGCCTCCTCTGCATCATCTGGCTTTCCAGGGTCAGCCGAGCCACTATCAGTCAAACCTTGGACTACTGGAGACTTTGGGATGTCCATTACGACTAACGAACTCCCGACAACTCCATCTTTAATCACACTGGTCCCAGACTGTTCCAAATCGTGCAAAGAAGGTCTTATCCCTACCGAGTCAGCGACCAAGTCAGCGACCCTACTCACCAAACTCGTCTGTCTTGAAACAGTCCCGACttcaacttcttcttcttcgtgaCAACCATCCTGAGCGCTCAAAATAATGTTGCACGGCTTCATAAGTGCACTTTGACACTTTAAATCCCCCACCACTCCTTTCACACTTAAAACACCATTTTCCACGCACCTAATCATAGGGGAACACACCTTTAAAGAAGCGGTCCCACCATCATTAATTTCCTGCACTCCTACTTCTAGAAAAGGCTCTTGAGGTGGCGCTTGAAAAGACGCTCCTACCCTCACAGAACCACTCAACGTGCACCTACTCACTCCTACACCACCATTACTCCTTGCCTTTTCATCTGCTGACTTGGACTCCTTGGAACTAGCCACCTCCACGTAGGAATccactttctctttctttgaaaAGCTAAGAGAACCGTGCCCACCCACTAAAGCCACTCTCTCTCTCAAGGAATTATCGTGCACATTCAATGGCCCTCTTaaatgatcttgaacccttcccTCACGCCCCTTACCAAGACAACCCGGGACCACCTTGCCCTGCACCGTCTCTTCCATCACCATTCCTCCTTCCCCGACGGCGTCCACACCTCCATCTCCGGCCATCCCAAGCTCCGACCCCACTGAATCGCACAAACTAGCCTCTACGCTTTCGTCATCAGAGCTAGCTTCGGTGTCTACCTCTGAAGCTCCGCCATTCCACTTGCCAAGACTCCACTTCGGGACGCACAACTCTTCAACAAAGGCGACCTTACACGACCTGCCATTGATACACAACTCCTTCTCCATATTGACGGCTGACCTGACCGTTGTTTTAACTCTAAACCGAGCAAACTCCACTGTTTCTCTTCTCTCAGTTGCTTCGTCAACCTCCATCACCTCTCCCACCACGGCCCCTATTTTGGAAAAGCTGTGATTGCACCAGAACTGTAACGGGATTCCACTGCATCGTATCCATGCAAAACGTTCTTTTAGTTCGAAAGAACCATCCCAGCGGGTAACCGCCGAGAACACTTCGTTGAACCATGACCTGTTGTCTGCTATGATCTTCTGCAGACTCCCTCCAACATCGCATGAAAGCAGAACGAACCTACCACCAAGATATCTTACTTTGACTTGGCTGAAACCTCCCAGCACAAAGCTCTCCTGAATCACTTGCATGCTTGGAAGCTCTTTCAGATTACCAACGCAGCTTCCTTCTAACCAATCATCATGTTCTACCTCCACTGTAACCTGAAAATCGACTTCACCCCCCAAAGAGCTACCCGCATTCTCGCTTGTTCTGAGCTTGCCTGCCCCCCCTGAGACAACTTGAGCGAACGAAACCTGCTCTGTTTGCTTCCCCTTCCCACTCGTTGTGCTCAGCTTTGGGTTCCGCCCTAAACTTGACCCTTCATTCCTTTGCTTCCTTGGTCCATCCTTCTTCTGATATTTGGGAAGGTTCACCTGCATCTTCCAAGTGCCAATCCAGATTGCACTCAACTCTCTTTCCAGAGAAAGAACATCCTTCACACCCTGGAACCTTACGAAACCAAACTTCCTGTTCCTTGCATTGAGCTTTCATGAAACAAAGACATCCATAACCCTTCCCCACCTTTGAAAAACCTTCCAAAGATCTCTCTCCATGAAATGTTCGGGGAAGTTAGTAAAGAAAAACGAAGTGTCCGCCATTGACGAGAGATAACAAAACCGTAAGAGCCTTTACGTATCCCGACCATCGTGTTCCTCCGATTGCTCAGGATTTGGTCGCCATTAAGTTCATGCACTTGCTCACAACTAGTAAGTAAATTTACCTGAAGTACTGAACATGAACATGAAGATTCATGTGTATGATAAGACGATAGTCTCgtaaaaaacaagttttgttcaAATGGAAGAAAAGATAATCATCACACCCAGAAAAAagttatttgtaattaaaggtgAGAAAGCACCCTCCCTTGGTAAAAGGTCATCTTTTGATGGTCCTTAAAGGGGAATATATAAAGTTTGAAATATGTTGAAGAGGTAAACTCTAGAAAGGAGAAAAGTTTACAAATTTCAAAGGAGAAAAGATGAGAGAACCTCGAGACAAATTctaaagagaagaagaaatatAAGAGCCTGCAACCCCTTTGTTGGTGATTTTTAAGGGAGAGAAGACGAAAACAAGATGAAAGGATgagataatataaaaaagaaagaaagaaaggaaactTAACCTAAGGGGAACTAAGTTGAAAATTCCTTAGAGCTAAAAGATGATGGTTGATTAAGGGGAGCAAACAAGAAGAAGACAAAAACTCTTATTTACTTTGCTTCTTTTACTCCatgtttctttttatatttcttgaaaatttgttaataaaaaccTTGTTCGGATAAAAGTTTGACTTTTGACTCCAGACTCCAAGAGTTTATGTCAAGAGATTCTAAATCATGGAAGACATTTGACTTTAAACATCTTCAATTTTCCTCACACCCTCGAAATGTACGAATTGGCTTGGTTACTGATGAGTTTAATCCATATGGCAATTTAAGCATTAGTCATAGTATTTGGTTAGTTGTACTCATACCGTACAACCTTCCTCCTTGGATGTGTATCAAACAAAGTTCATTCATTCTCTCCATGATCATTCCTGGAAAGCGAGCTCCAGGAAACGATATTGATGTATGTTTACAACCACTAATAGAAGAGTTGAAAGATTTATCGAACACTGGCATCAAAACTTTTGATTCATATGGAAATGAAGTGTTTGATATGCATGCATCCATATTGTGGACTATTAGTGATTTTCCAGGTCTTGGAACCCTATCTGGATGGAACACACATATTGGGTTGGCATGTCCTAGATGTAATTTTCATACAACTCCTATGAAGCTTATTAAAGGTGGTACATTTTGTTTCATGAGTCATCAACGTTGGTTAGATGGAAGGCATAAATTGAGACTAGCTCGCATGAGATTTGATGGAACTATTGAAAATAGGAATCCACCTTTGGCAATCTCAGGATATGATGTCTTACAAAAAGTTCAGAATTTTAATGTTGAATTTGGGAAAGAACCGGTACTTTAAGAACTGGCAAAAGACAACGGAGAGTTAATCATGCAAAGTTAGACACTCAACAATGGCgaaaaaatagtatattttttGAACTTCCTTATTGGGTAGAGAACTTATCGCCCACAATTTGAATGTTATgcacattgaaaaaaaaatgtatgtgaTAATGTGGTGTTTACATTGTTGAATGATAGTTCAAATAAATGCAAATACATTCTAAAGGCACAAAAGGATTTACAACTTTGGAGTATTAGACCTGATCTTTGGCCTGATGAAAATGGTAGATATCTCCATGCTATATATACATTGACAAATGTAAATAAAGATATCTTtctcaaaattttgaaaaacataattGTTCCAGATGGTTACTCTAGTAACATTAGTAGATGCATTGATGTCAAGCAACATAAGTTTGGATGATTGAAAAGTCATGACTCACATATTTTGATGGAGCAGCTTCTACCTTTGACAATGAGAAAGACACTCCCTAAAGAAGTTTACTTTGTTTTGATTGATTTAGgtttgtttttcaaaaaattgtgtaataaagttttaaaatggATGAACTTGATCAGCTACAAAGTAGAGTGGTCCTCACATTGTGTCACATGGAGATGTTATTTCCTCCTTTTTTTACTGTCATGGTTCATTTAATTGTGCATCTAGTAGAAGATGCCAAGCTTGGAGGACCTGTCCAATATTGATGGATGTATCCCATTGGGAGATATCTAGGGAAATTAAAGTCCTATGTACGTAATAAGGCACAAGCAGAAGGGTCAATAACGGAAGGATACTTGGCTGAAGAGgctttaactttttatttgagATATTTAGATGGAATTGAAATTGTATTCAACCGATTGCACATGTTAATGATGAGCCTGCTACAGTGCCTTCTAATGAAAATACATTGTTCCCGCCAGTCGAAAAACCAGTTAGGGGTTTTACTAATTGCACTCTATCTGCAAAGGAAAAGTTGCAAGCACATCGTCATGTACTAACTAACTACACCATAGTTGATCCATTTATGCAGTAATTTTATAAAccttagtttttttataattggttttctctttaatataatttatatattttatatgtttcaCATAGGGAATTTAGAGACACTCTACGAAGACAACTTAGAAGTCGGACACGATCATCCTTTGGATAGACAAGAGGGTTCATAGAGAATTTCATCCTGAAACGAGTAATCCTAGAGGTATTTCATCTACCTTTCCCCATCCACCTCCATCTGCACCACAAGAAGGTACTAAACATGCTCTCCCTGCACCTCCAACGGCACCTCAACCAAGTAATTTGTGTTcacttctttttcaaatttattaaccCTCACATCATTAgacataattgttttttttttattatgctgATTTATTTTCAGGAACTTTGAAAGTGAGGATACGTTCAACTAGTCATACCAACTTTGCTCCTACATTCATTGTTCAACCCCCAATTGCACCTCAATGTAATTCTGAGCCACCAAATCAATTTGAACATGTACCTGGACCAACAATACCTGGTACATCAAATGTATATTCGGaaaatgaagaggaagaaaatgAGGAAACTGAGTTGAAAACACATCAACAAAGGCCTACAGCCTGCAAAAGAGCATGGCTTGTTGATGTCATTGGTAAGCCACTATATATCAAGTTCAAAATGGAAATTTGTATAAATCCACTATCAATTTGTTAAAAGCATACAAtgttatatatagttatataagcaatattattttttggtttAGTCCTATATCCCTTAAGACAAATGTTTGTATTATTTCACAGATGAGGAAGGAAagagaaacacaaaacagcTAAGAACCAATGATGTTTGGCATCTACCTCCAAATGAAAGGATTGTTGTGCAATGGAATAATAAGGGTCAACCAATTGTAGATGGTGGAGCATTATTGAATAGGTTCTTAGGTAGTATGGCAAGAAACTATAATGTATTTCCTATTAGTTATTCTAGCTAGAGGAAGGTTCCTAAAGTTTATAAAGAAGATATACTTAAACACACTATTCAGGTAATCATATCCAAAACTAtactataatttaatttataatttaaatatattataattattgttaattttaattgttGACTATTTTGAAGGCTAAATTTGATGTTCGTTCTGATGTTCATATAAATCATGTCCTTAAATCACTTAACACAAAATGGAGAAACTACCGACAAGAATTGTGGGAACAAAGGAATGATGGAACATGTACAAGAGTTGAATTGATTGAAATGGCTTTAGAAGGAATAAATAGAGATCATTGGGCTTCTTTTGTGGATTATcgtctaaattaaaaaaaaggtataactgaaatattttttagacaTTTACATTCaaacttattaatttttatatgttgatgattaGGAAAATTCcctaaaaaataaagagaatagGACAAAGCAAACCATTGCTCACACAGGTGGATCTAAGAGCATTTCAAGGAAAAGAGATGAAATGGTGATATCTATACATATGTTTGTTCTTGTCGGTTCACTCGAACGTCAGCTTTTGGCCCTTCTATCTCCGCCTGAGAATCTACTTCCATGATCAAAGAagctctcacctgcaaagacaaaggggcgccttgacggccgtttgcactccgacgctaaAGTCAGTATatgggcaaagaaacaccaagagtgtatattagcttcagtcttagaaactgtgtaccttgttagggttcttggcaccctttatataggttgaaactagggtttacctttatGTTGTTAcccttatctagggttccttggggaacgtccttgcgtcgctatttacataatcttagcgtatctggcatatgaacttcccttaactggagtgcaacgaataaCAGAGTGgtcgcttgggtaccaacttgtgcacctaatctcttgCGCCATCTTctttgtgggtgccctaagcattcacgtgccatgcatgcagctttttctggaaaccctaaccctaatgggccttagcgcctcccaGGATTATTCTCTCGTGTCGCGCCTGCATGCGttatacacaccacgtgcatggatccttCGTGATttaggcttcccacatatcTCATGTCTTAACTGTTAACTTAGCATAACTCTAggacccaccttacgtggcctaCTACATTGTTCAGTCCGTCGATGTCCGATATCCATCTCCAACATCGAGGTCTATGATACCAATGTCTGAAGACTAACCAATCCTCTGGTAGGTGCgtctagggcccaccttacgtgccCCCCTTCCATTACCAAGCACCGGTGTgtgatgtctgaggtcagtcactgggtcgatgaccgaggattggtcgggacacaagccccccagtctcgagttgtAACTTGTTCCAGTGAAAGGACTAAGTGATTGCGTtgggcgacctacgtggcactagGTAGCGGGTCGTGAACAGTACGCCAAAGCGACGTCTCACCAACTTTTTCAAATCAGTGTACACGTGGCAAGGTCAACGATGGGGACTTGTTGGCGCTCGAACTTCTTCGTGCACTGTTCAAACCTTTAACCCTTTACGCTCTCCTTCATTGTTTCATTACTTTCACTTATGCGAACTTTCTCTTGAGCATATATGCGAAAACGctttctcttctctcttctAAAACTCCAAACCTTCGAACCTCAAtattcaaaggtatgatttttattcACCGATTGCTTCGCGATTTATGATTCAACTGCTTGTAACATGCTTATAACTGTCTGAGACTGTTTATGATTTCTGCATTTCTCTGTGCATTCATTTTCTCTGTTTTACGCTTTGAGTCTCTATTTTCTGGTTTTTCCTAGTTCTGTCGAGTTGCGccatcttcttcctctaaagTTTCTCTTTTTTAGCTTCTTTATCTAAGATGACCCAACAAGAACCCACTTCAGCTCTTCCTTCAGATTCTAACTCTGTTTTGTCTTCATCCCCTGTTCCATCTACGTCACCGATCCTTCCTCCTTCCGCCTCCTTCTATAGGTCCTTGTACCGCTGGGCGTCGACTGCTCTTCTAGAGGAGACTTCTAGTTTTACCTCCCTCGAGAGCATAGCCGCTTATAGGAAAAAAAACAAAGCTTTCATAAATCGCGCGTCTTTGGCAAAGACCACGACAAGTTTGTGAGGAGAGTGACTTGTCGGGAAGGAAAGTCGGTGTGCGCTGACAAATCCTCGGACCCCGAAAGCCCCTTCTGCTTTATTTACTCCACCGTTTATCGAAGGCTTGGGCTTCGACTACCCATCACCCCCTTCGAGGGAGCGCTCCTAACAAAGGTGAATGTCGCCCCCGCCCAACTGCACCCCGACAGTTGGGCGTTCGTAAGTGCCTTTTCCATCCTATGCCACTGTCTTGGTCATATGCCATCGGTGGatgttttcctcttcttcttcgaaGCGAAAAGTCCCGACAAGAAGTTGTGGGTTAGCTTCAACAACGTCACTGAGAGGGTGCTTCTAAcgctcttccagcaatcctacaaggggttcaagaagaacttcttcAAGGTATGAAGCAACCGGAGGGATCCCGCCCTTTTTGATGGGTTCCTCCTATATTGGGCGGAGAAACCCAACCTCCAGAGGCCCCGGAGTCTCGAGAACCTTCTTCCGCAGGAGCTGCTCAAACATGAGTTCAACCCCAAGAACCTTAAGAAATACATTGGTACTCTTCTCATTCCTTTCTTACCCTTTCCTGCACTTGACTTGCCTTATCATTATTACCTATGTTGACTTGTTGTTTTCATGCATATATGGGCTTTAACAAggataagaagaagaaattggctgacctgcttgccaagcgcAAAGCGGCCGCTATCGGTGTGGGCACTTCAACGCCCAGAACTCCTCCAACTTCAGCTACCTCTGCCCCCAACACAAACGTACCAGCCCCTGTCGACGATAGGTAGAAAGGGGTGGTGGTCATTGACTCGGACGACAAGGACACGTGCACGGGCTTTGTCTtcaaaaggaagagggtgggcGAAGTCGTGGTGCCTTCTCCCTCTGCATCTAGTGGGCTAACTCCAGCTTTCAGAGATAATCCTCTGAGCGCCTCCTCCCCGCACCACCTTATTATTCACGAAGGTGAGCGGGAGAGCGCCCCTGAAGGTCAGCAAATGCCTTCCACTCCCGAGCTCCCCATGCTGCTTCAGCAAATCCTCAAGTGCTTCCAAGTCAAGGAAGTATTGGAGAGCTTGAGCGGTAATCTCTTCGATGATCATGTGGCCCACGGCCTCGGGGACTTCCTAATCGCATTCAGCCTTGCGCTAAGTAGGGCCCAAGAAGCAGAAGAACTCAAGGCCAGGATGGCGGAGCTGGAGGAAGAACTATCCCTCAAGACCAAGGCCTTTGCCAACCACGTCTTGACAAGAGCCACGAGGCCGTCCAACTGGAAGCGGATCTTGCCTCTTCGCAACAACGTGGTCGACCTGGAGAAGAAGGTCGAGGAGATGAA
The sequence above is a segment of the Phaseolus vulgaris cultivar G19833 chromosome 2, P. vulgaris v2.0, whole genome shotgun sequence genome. Coding sequences within it:
- the LOC137809172 gene encoding uncharacterized protein, with the translated sequence MVCLQETKCSDFSREKVYLIWGTNEVDWVENKAVNSAGGVITMWSNKVFQLSSFKNGRNFSVLEGVWKRGFGIHVTIVNIYCSGSFREKKEMWNEISGIRQGQLLKAWCIIGDFNYIRRQEERKSLVSCSDYSREIKGFNDFIESFELVDIPLVGRKFTWFKPNGLVKSRIDRVLVSKEWLELWPNSQQFVFNRSILDHCAVILKEVSVDWGPKPFRFLNVWLKDSRFKEFVSSSWSAYKITGGGIFVFKEKLKKLKADLKVWDREVFGDVNQASKEIQKKEEVKDKVSKYFEERFARNDVCQVTLDNVRFNTISEADNAMLVSVFSEEEFLFLIPKVENSQQLGEFRPISLVGCLYKIISKALSLRLKKVIGKIIDIRQTAFIEGRGLLDSVLIANEVLEDYKRKRKQCIFFKVDYEKAYDSVKWEFLYYMLRRLGFCARWIRWIKGCLESASVSVLVNGSPTREFFPRKGLRQGDPLAPFLFLIVAEGLAGVTRVAEEKKLIDSLEVGKNKVKVNMLQYADDTLFFYEANTKSVFNIRAILQCFELSSGLRVNFAKSRIGGTGMDQVTLRRFAAILCCDTMVPPFIYLGLPVGGSHKRDAFWNGVIEKVQARLSRLPAGVAKKLIKLQRDFLWGWGAEGRKIAWASWNLVCKPREFGGLGIIDLRLFNLALLGKWIWRLGSVEVGLWKDIIFSKYGGWRDLGEASNGKSCSLWWKDLKEVWYSKGWGRCFEDSFEWKVGNGTDICFWKDSWLMGEALKNVFPRLFSVSSNKNAKLPELGTWSNGRWVWGLVWRRPFFEWEKPATDRLSQLLLGVEVVLEETDSWVWKGGGSQSYTVSSAYNLFRKDNEAISSQELRKLWRSKAIPSAMVLAWRVLENKLATRVNLSRRGVLLKSLRFCKDSHMSLALIIVVTLDASSGSSFLTMSSRGDIPFSIVSIRSKSMYSKNASILIFYTDISLH